The genomic stretch GAAGATTGGAGCCGTTGGCTTCTAAAGATTTTTGCCGGAACTCTGCAATTTAACTCCGATGAAAAACTGCAATTTCATTCCGGTGTTGACAATAACAAAAGACTGGCACTTCAAGGGTATAAAAGGCATGATTATTGAGCGGTATCCATGACAGGAGATGAGTAATAGGGATATTCGGGGCAAAGGCGATTTATAGGCCGTGACAAAAGATTTGTCAGATTGAAGCGATTGTTAGATCGCAATTTGGCGGTATTCGATTTTATCATTGCTTACCACCATTTTACCAACTTCAAATTTGAACAGTTTACATAGAGCAATGATACTTTTGATGTCAGTCTCTGCTGCGTTTTCAGCGATGACAATTCTTTCGACAAGTGGCTGAATCTCAATAGCAAAGCCCTGATTATCGTTATTTATCACAAATCGGTATTCATTTTCTCCTGAGTAGTATGTCGCCTTGTTAAAGAAAAGACTATGAAACAAGTGTTTGAATACCATATCTTTGTAACCATCTTGATCAAACGAAGACATTAGTACATGCTCATAATTTTTCAATTCATTATATTCGACTTTTCCATAGTCAGAAATACCCTCTTTAACATCCTTCTTAAAAGCATCAATGGTCTTCTCCTTATTTACAACTATGCAACACCCTTTGTGGGATTTGCCGTAATG from Sediminispirochaeta bajacaliforniensis DSM 16054 encodes the following:
- a CDS encoding DUF2971 domain-containing protein produces the protein MNLDDPFERRRYRNYSDWVPQIPQTAPAAKYLGYFNSRVDLTNILCFFDNVNKRNETVQPLTDLKMWSHYGKSHKGCCIVVNKEKTIDAFKKDVKEGISDYGKVEYNELKNYEHVLMSSFDQDGYKDMVFKHLFHSLFFNKATYYSGENEYRFVINNDNQGFAIEIQPLVERIVIAENAAETDIKSIIALCKLFKFEVGKMVVSNDKIEYRQIAI